One genomic window of Luteitalea pratensis includes the following:
- a CDS encoding recombinase family protein yields MSATAFADELEREKARQRTYDAMQRKARAGHVTGGRVFGYENVEIRLADGSRSHVERRIVEAEAAVVRRIFDLAAEGVGVRRLARLLNDEGAIAPRAQQGRPVAWAPSSVFAVLQRELYRGVVIWNQSRKRDSWGQARRSERDQGEWIRLEAP; encoded by the coding sequence ATGTCCGCAACGGCCTTTGCAGACGAGCTCGAGCGAGAGAAGGCGCGTCAGCGGACCTACGACGCGATGCAGCGGAAGGCGCGCGCGGGTCACGTCACCGGCGGTCGGGTATTCGGGTACGAGAACGTCGAGATCCGGCTCGCTGACGGCTCACGGTCGCACGTCGAGCGACGCATCGTCGAGGCCGAGGCGGCCGTCGTCCGCCGCATCTTCGACCTCGCGGCAGAGGGCGTCGGCGTGCGCCGCCTGGCTCGCTTGCTGAACGACGAAGGCGCCATCGCGCCGCGCGCCCAACAGGGTCGGCCCGTCGCTTGGGCGCCGTCCTCGGTCTTTGCGGTGCTACAGCGCGAGCTCTATCGCGGCGTGGTGATCTGGAACCAGAGCCGGAAGCGCGACTCATGGGGGCAGGCGCGGCGATCGGAGCGCGACCAGGGCGAGTGGATCCGGCTCGAGGCCCCCTAG
- a CDS encoding DNA/RNA non-specific endonuclease, producing the protein MTLRERAEALLSTDPAIARELLAMAQRNVTPAPAARAGVSTASIRAFVEGEPGWNARARSSAEADGRFHVEAVVLAHGRPSMLVQRNRIQLPESPELRRRIEATRVRYESRLASVGRVELSGHPRLQQAGTAWIVAENLVVTNAHVAAEFVARQESHLVFRRTFGDAAMSACVDLREEYVDAGEPEEFEIGVDQVMYLADLTDAQAPDLALLRLSPGQGVRLPAPIPFVDVPLDLGRDIAVVGFPAEDPIGSGSIATARRLFGGIYGVKRFSPGKIGPMPDGAWAFGHDATTLGGSSGSVVIDLETGGAVGVHFAGALERANYAVRGSYVLDAIAAATPLVVVPAMPVGVAVGVEPRPFFPEATGYETRDGYRADFLGPDQPEAPLPDVVRADDVLEVTWQGQALKAMPYRHFSVVMSINRRMCYLSAVNIDGATSIGHLRRRDWRFDPRFSEAAQLSGPVYGNAPRFSRGHMTRREDPAWGPTRAEADEGNTDSMHLANAVPQMQPFNAGIWLSLEDYALQNAREDDQKISVMTGPVLRDDDPIFEDVAVPLEFWKVIVFVHDETHVLSVSGYILSQRGFLPHQETVFGAYETYQVPISAIEERAGLRFGSLTAHDVFGTAPEGEARPLLSPDEIRWR; encoded by the coding sequence ATGACTCTCCGTGAGCGAGCCGAGGCTCTTCTGTCGACCGACCCCGCCATCGCGCGCGAGCTGCTGGCGATGGCCCAACGGAACGTGACGCCAGCGCCAGCCGCACGTGCGGGCGTGAGCACGGCGTCCATCAGGGCGTTTGTCGAGGGCGAACCCGGCTGGAACGCACGGGCGCGCAGCAGCGCCGAGGCCGATGGCCGCTTCCACGTCGAGGCCGTCGTCCTCGCGCACGGTCGCCCGTCGATGCTCGTGCAGCGCAACCGCATCCAGCTGCCGGAATCCCCGGAACTCCGTCGTCGCATCGAGGCCACGCGCGTGCGGTACGAATCGCGCCTCGCGAGTGTCGGCCGCGTGGAACTCTCCGGACATCCGCGCCTGCAGCAGGCGGGCACGGCGTGGATCGTCGCCGAGAACCTCGTGGTGACCAACGCACACGTGGCGGCGGAGTTCGTGGCGCGCCAGGAGTCGCACCTGGTGTTCCGGCGAACGTTTGGCGACGCCGCGATGTCGGCCTGCGTGGACCTGCGCGAGGAGTACGTCGACGCGGGTGAGCCGGAGGAGTTCGAGATCGGCGTGGACCAGGTGATGTACCTCGCCGATCTCACCGACGCGCAGGCACCCGATCTCGCGTTGCTGCGTCTGTCGCCCGGGCAGGGGGTGCGGTTGCCTGCGCCGATCCCTTTCGTCGACGTGCCGCTCGACCTGGGGCGCGACATCGCCGTGGTGGGGTTCCCGGCCGAGGACCCGATCGGCTCTGGCAGCATTGCCACGGCGCGGCGCCTGTTCGGCGGCATCTACGGCGTCAAACGTTTCTCGCCCGGCAAGATCGGGCCGATGCCGGACGGCGCCTGGGCCTTTGGCCATGACGCCACGACACTCGGCGGCAGCTCGGGATCGGTGGTCATCGATCTCGAGACGGGCGGGGCCGTCGGCGTGCACTTCGCGGGCGCACTCGAACGCGCCAACTATGCGGTGCGCGGCAGTTACGTGCTCGACGCCATTGCGGCCGCGACACCGCTGGTCGTCGTCCCTGCAATGCCAGTCGGCGTCGCGGTCGGCGTCGAGCCACGGCCGTTCTTTCCGGAAGCGACTGGTTACGAGACGAGAGACGGCTACCGCGCCGACTTCCTCGGCCCCGACCAGCCCGAGGCGCCGCTGCCCGACGTCGTGCGTGCCGACGATGTGCTCGAGGTGACGTGGCAGGGGCAGGCGCTCAAGGCGATGCCGTACCGGCACTTCTCGGTCGTGATGAGCATCAATCGCCGGATGTGCTACCTGAGCGCGGTCAACATCGATGGAGCCACGAGCATCGGCCACCTGCGCCGACGTGACTGGCGTTTCGATCCTCGCTTTTCCGAGGCGGCGCAGCTGTCGGGGCCGGTCTATGGCAACGCGCCGCGCTTCAGTCGCGGCCACATGACGCGTCGCGAAGACCCGGCGTGGGGACCGACACGCGCCGAGGCCGACGAGGGCAACACCGATTCGATGCATCTCGCCAACGCCGTCCCGCAGATGCAGCCCTTCAACGCCGGCATCTGGCTGTCGCTCGAGGACTACGCGCTGCAGAACGCGCGCGAAGACGACCAGAAGATCTCGGTGATGACCGGGCCGGTGCTGCGCGATGACGACCCGATCTTTGAAGACGTGGCCGTGCCGCTCGAGTTCTGGAAGGTGATCGTCTTCGTCCACGACGAGACGCACGTGCTCAGCGTCTCTGGCTACATCCTGTCGCAACGCGGCTTCCTGCCGCACCAGGAGACGGTGTTCGGCGCCTACGAGACGTACCAGGTACCGATCAGCGCCATCGAGGAGCGCGCCGGCCTGCGTTTCGGGTCGCTGACCGCGCACGACGTGTTCGGGACCGCGCCCGAGGGCGAGGCACGCCCGCTCCTGTCGCCCGACGAGATACGCTGGCGCTGA
- the denD gene encoding D-erythronate dehydrogenase, translating into MTVLVTGGAGFLGTRLIRSLLAGASGPAPTRVICVDQVASAVDDTRVVSVIGSVADPGVLRAAVPPDITTIWHLAAVLSGQSEAEPDLAMAVNVGGTEALLDACRTAARPPRFVFSSTVAVFGGPLPAVVPEDHALRPASTYGTTKAIAELLVLEASRRGLIDGIACRVPTVSVRPGRPNSAMSSFVSGIVREPLAGIESVCPVPLDTRLWVSSPTVTTSNLAHAGRLPAGMLQEVRSINLPGICVTPAQLLDSLERAAGAAVRNLVRLEPDARVAAVVEGWPGAIDASRALRLGFSADQNADALVTQFIGERASS; encoded by the coding sequence ATGACCGTTCTCGTCACCGGCGGTGCCGGCTTCCTCGGCACGCGTCTCATTCGTTCCCTGCTCGCCGGCGCGAGCGGTCCCGCGCCGACGCGCGTGATCTGCGTCGACCAGGTTGCCAGCGCCGTCGACGACACGCGCGTCGTGTCGGTGATCGGCAGCGTGGCCGATCCCGGCGTCCTGCGGGCGGCCGTACCGCCTGACATCACCACGATCTGGCACCTGGCCGCCGTCCTGAGTGGCCAGTCCGAGGCAGAGCCCGACCTCGCGATGGCGGTGAACGTCGGCGGAACGGAGGCGCTGCTCGACGCGTGCCGGACGGCGGCGCGGCCACCACGATTCGTGTTCTCGAGCACGGTTGCCGTGTTTGGCGGGCCCCTGCCCGCGGTCGTGCCCGAGGACCACGCGTTGCGTCCGGCGTCCACCTACGGCACCACGAAGGCCATCGCGGAACTGCTCGTCCTCGAGGCCAGCCGGCGCGGCCTGATCGACGGTATCGCCTGCCGCGTGCCCACCGTGTCGGTGCGTCCGGGCCGGCCGAACTCGGCGATGTCGAGTTTCGTGAGCGGCATCGTCCGCGAGCCACTGGCCGGCATCGAGAGCGTCTGTCCGGTGCCGCTCGATACGCGCCTGTGGGTCTCCTCGCCGACGGTCACGACGTCGAATCTCGCGCATGCGGGGCGTCTGCCTGCCGGGATGCTCCAAGAGGTCCGCTCGATCAACCTGCCAGGCATCTGCGTGACGCCGGCGCAACTACTCGACAGCCTCGAGCGCGCGGCCGGTGCCGCCGTCCGCAACCTCGTGCGGCTCGAACCGGATGCACGCGTCGCCGCCGTGGTCGAAGGCTGGCCGGGCGCCATCGATGCGTCGCGCGCACTGCGGCTCGGCTTCTCGGCCGATCAAAATGCGGATGCGCTCGTCACGCAGTTCATCGGCGAACGCGCCTCGTCGTAA
- a CDS encoding choice-of-anchor Q domain-containing protein gives MRLRIDAARAAIDQGVFTTFADTDAEGQLRPAGVAADIGADQVQP, from the coding sequence TTGCGCCTGCGAATTGATGCCGCACGTGCCGCGATCGACCAGGGCGTGTTCACGACCTTCGCGGACACGGACGCCGAAGGGCAGTTGCGGCCGGCCGGAGTCGCCGCCGACATTGGCGCCGACCAAGTGCAGCCCTGA
- a CDS encoding zinc ribbon domain-containing protein, whose product MLVCGCCGGHFEAYTTSWKPEPVYVCATRRRKPGVCTNKAAIPIFDADNIMLDMVEDEVLSPAYVDTLLAMMARGTDPAETPRLERERERLETEVQRLVGSIAHGVDPREVADQIAVRRACIEAATKRLASVQEPPDVDRLRDALLQRCAEWREVLRGEVHVARILLRKLVGPIFLEDPLSPEQALAVGVVSACDSGSEEDLIRWDAPIKPGILEGLATVQDVASPTGFEPVFQP is encoded by the coding sequence ATGCTCGTGTGCGGGTGCTGCGGCGGGCACTTCGAGGCCTACACGACGTCGTGGAAGCCCGAGCCCGTCTACGTTTGCGCCACACGGCGGCGGAAGCCGGGGGTCTGCACCAACAAGGCGGCCATCCCCATCTTCGACGCGGACAACATCATGCTCGACATGGTCGAGGATGAGGTCCTGAGCCCGGCGTACGTCGACACGCTGCTCGCGATGATGGCGCGGGGGACCGACCCTGCGGAGACGCCCCGGCTCGAGCGAGAGCGTGAGCGGCTGGAGACGGAGGTGCAGCGGCTCGTCGGGTCGATCGCGCACGGTGTGGACCCACGGGAGGTCGCGGACCAGATCGCAGTACGGCGGGCGTGCATCGAGGCGGCAACCAAACGCCTCGCCTCTGTACAGGAACCGCCGGACGTGGACCGTCTACGAGACGCGCTGCTTCAGCGTTGCGCCGAGTGGCGCGAGGTGCTGAGAGGGGAGGTCCACGTGGCGCGCATCCTCCTGCGGAAGCTCGTCGGACCCATTTTCTTGGAGGACCCGCTCAGCCCCGAACAGGCGTTGGCCGTGGGCGTCGTCTCGGCGTGTGACAGCGGATCCGAGGAGGACCTCATTCGCTGGGACGCGCCGATAAAGCCCGGGATTTTAGAGGGTTTGGCGACTGTACAGGATGTGGCGTCCCCAACGGGATTCGAACCCGTGTTTCAGCCTTGA
- a CDS encoding zinc ribbon domain-containing protein, which translates to MRKARRAAYLEATGGRAYGRVNDRDSRYLLPGFARCAHCGGGLKVVTRSHGRRRAAFYVCSSSYDRGKSVCPVSQLTPMEDVDTAVLEALRDDVLRPEVLTQAVELALDQLEAGPSRSRLSHSERQTDALSAECVRLAAAIAAGGPIASLVQLLQGRDGERAAVEADLEALRRHTPMAVDRRGLRAELLRDLEDWRGLLTGAIEAGRQVLRALLHGPLMCVPQAGKGEPCLKFEGAIALDRVLRGRSCLLASPVWASWNQLEQWLRAVDGLRLAA; encoded by the coding sequence GTGCGGAAGGCCCGCCGCGCTGCGTACCTCGAGGCGACCGGCGGCCGTGCCTACGGCCGCGTCAATGACCGCGATTCGCGGTACCTGCTTCCCGGTTTCGCCAGGTGCGCGCACTGCGGCGGCGGGCTAAAAGTCGTGACGCGCTCCCATGGGCGGCGGCGTGCGGCTTTCTACGTCTGCTCGTCCTCGTACGACCGCGGCAAGAGCGTCTGCCCGGTGTCCCAACTCACGCCCATGGAGGACGTCGACACGGCGGTCCTCGAGGCGCTCCGGGATGACGTCCTCCGGCCCGAGGTCCTGACGCAGGCTGTTGAGCTCGCGCTCGACCAGCTCGAGGCCGGTCCTTCGCGCTCCCGGCTCTCGCACTCGGAGCGCCAGACCGACGCGCTCTCGGCGGAGTGCGTCCGCTTGGCGGCTGCGATTGCCGCCGGCGGCCCGATCGCGTCGCTCGTGCAGCTCTTGCAGGGGCGTGACGGAGAGCGGGCGGCCGTGGAGGCAGACCTCGAGGCGCTGCGCCGGCATACGCCGATGGCCGTCGATCGGCGGGGCCTCCGCGCCGAACTGTTGCGGGACCTGGAGGACTGGCGAGGGCTGCTGACCGGCGCCATTGAGGCTGGCCGCCAGGTGCTGCGGGCGCTGCTCCACGGACCGCTAATGTGTGTGCCGCAGGCAGGGAAGGGTGAGCCGTGCCTCAAATTCGAGGGCGCGATCGCACTTGATCGCGTACTTCGCGGCCGTTCATGTTTGTTGGCGTCCCCAGTGTGGGCGAGTTGGAACCAGCTCGAGCAGTGGCTGCGGGCCGTCGACGGTCTGCGGCTCGCCGCCTGA
- a CDS encoding fibronectin type III domain-containing protein produces the protein MYELNVIREPRLACLMGACVRRATILVLFVAVAMASPSPANAQASALLFWDPPIQTPDVSYVVEWGPAPGAAVVSATVPRGTTSFEATGLRPGLRYYFTVRAVDAQGRRSGPSNELSVVAPGPPRAATPDVVSLLAAEWPDVMLTVEGASEGGTVASSPAGIDCGTTCAAALPRGTPVTLAASAAPGHRFVGWLGADCSGDGSCTVRLDTATTVRAIFERGDDTAPSSYTRYLAEGAASDFFDTRLVLANPGGRMAHASVQFLREDGVVVPHVAEVAPLSSARIDAGQFAGLAGRSFATIVESDTPLVIDRTMSWHAPGGVAYGSHAETSVAGPAPRWYLAEGATHAGFDLFYLLLNPQERTVSARIRYLRPVGEVLEKIYELPPRSRTSVWVDQEVFGATGAQALNNTEVSAIVETLDGAGIVVERAMYDSRQGTTFAAGHESAGVTAPATRWYFAEGATGPFFDLFLLIANPADHGTDVQVTYLLPDGTRERRLHHVGPSQRYTIWVDQEGGPLADTAVSAIVESVDDTPIVVERSMWWPGDSRTWTEAHNSPGATETGTRWAVADGEVSTDLTATATYLLVANTSEQEARVRVTLLFRPGLPAVSREFPVAAGSRFGVSVADAFPEAAGERCGALIESLGETPAPIVVERAMYADGPGQRWASGTNVLATRLK, from the coding sequence GTGTACGAACTCAATGTGATTCGCGAGCCTCGGCTCGCCTGCCTGATGGGCGCGTGTGTCCGACGCGCCACGATCCTTGTCCTCTTTGTCGCCGTTGCCATGGCGTCGCCGTCGCCGGCGAACGCACAGGCCAGCGCCCTGCTCTTTTGGGACCCGCCGATCCAGACGCCCGACGTTTCATACGTCGTGGAGTGGGGACCGGCACCGGGCGCCGCCGTCGTCTCGGCGACCGTGCCGCGAGGCACGACCTCGTTCGAAGCCACAGGGTTGAGGCCCGGTCTCCGCTACTACTTCACGGTCCGCGCCGTCGATGCACAGGGCCGACGAAGCGGTCCCTCCAACGAGTTGTCGGTGGTGGCCCCGGGACCACCCCGAGCCGCCACTCCCGACGTCGTGAGCCTCCTCGCCGCAGAGTGGCCTGACGTCATGCTCACGGTGGAGGGCGCCAGCGAGGGCGGCACTGTCGCCAGCTCGCCCGCCGGCATCGACTGCGGCACCACATGTGCCGCGGCACTGCCACGCGGTACGCCCGTGACGCTGGCGGCCTCGGCCGCGCCGGGTCATCGATTCGTCGGGTGGCTGGGTGCCGACTGCAGCGGCGATGGATCCTGCACGGTGAGGCTCGACACGGCGACCACCGTGCGTGCCATCTTCGAGCGGGGCGACGACACGGCGCCGTCCTCCTACACGCGCTATCTCGCCGAGGGGGCGGCCAGCGACTTCTTCGACACGCGTCTTGTCCTGGCAAACCCGGGCGGACGGATGGCGCATGCTTCGGTGCAGTTCCTGCGCGAGGACGGCGTCGTCGTACCCCACGTTGCCGAGGTCGCGCCTCTCTCGAGCGCGCGCATCGACGCCGGACAGTTCGCCGGACTTGCTGGCCGATCGTTTGCGACGATCGTCGAGAGCGACACGCCGCTCGTGATCGATCGCACGATGTCCTGGCATGCGCCGGGGGGCGTGGCCTACGGCTCGCATGCCGAGACGAGCGTGGCCGGGCCCGCGCCGCGCTGGTACCTCGCTGAAGGGGCGACGCATGCCGGCTTCGATCTGTTCTACCTGTTGCTGAACCCGCAGGAGCGCACGGTGTCGGCGCGCATCCGCTACCTGCGGCCGGTGGGAGAGGTGCTCGAGAAGATCTACGAGTTGCCGCCGCGAAGCCGGACGAGCGTGTGGGTCGACCAGGAGGTGTTCGGCGCGACGGGGGCACAGGCGCTGAACAACACGGAAGTCTCCGCGATCGTGGAGACACTCGATGGTGCCGGCATCGTCGTCGAGCGCGCGATGTACGACAGCCGGCAAGGCACCACGTTCGCGGCTGGTCACGAGAGCGCCGGCGTCACCGCGCCTGCGACTCGCTGGTATTTCGCCGAAGGCGCCACCGGGCCATTCTTCGACCTGTTCCTGCTCATCGCGAACCCTGCCGATCACGGAACCGACGTGCAGGTCACGTACCTGCTGCCTGACGGGACGCGGGAGCGCCGCCTCCATCATGTCGGTCCGTCGCAACGCTACACGATCTGGGTGGACCAGGAGGGTGGCCCGCTCGCCGACACGGCGGTGTCCGCCATCGTGGAGTCGGTGGACGACACGCCGATCGTCGTGGAACGGTCGATGTGGTGGCCCGGCGACTCGCGAACGTGGACCGAAGCGCACAACTCGCCCGGTGCCACTGAGACGGGCACCCGTTGGGCGGTGGCCGATGGCGAGGTCTCCACCGACCTGACGGCGACCGCGACCTACCTCCTCGTTGCCAACACGTCGGAGCAGGAGGCGCGCGTGCGCGTGACGCTGCTGTTCAGGCCGGGGCTGCCGGCCGTGAGCCGGGAGTTTCCGGTTGCGGCCGGCAGCCGGTTCGGCGTCAGCGTCGCGGATGCGTTTCCGGAGGCGGCCGGGGAGCGCTGCGGCGCGCTCATCGAGAGCCTCGGCGAGACGCCCGCCCCGATCGTCGTCGAACGTGCGATGTATGCCGATGGGCCCGGGCAACGCTGGGCCAGCGGCACCAACGTCCTCGCGACGCGCCTCAAGTAG
- a CDS encoding DUF5615 family PIN-like protein translates to MRVLLDENLPHDLARVIPGHAVSTVQGLGWAGTKNGALLKRAGGECDVFVTMDGNIEHQQDLVNLPFGVVVIGAASNRMADLQPVIPDLLQAIGGVGLGEVRRVGIPPKGRERFRTAR, encoded by the coding sequence GTGCGCGTCCTGCTTGACGAGAACCTGCCACACGATCTGGCGAGGGTGATCCCCGGCCACGCAGTGTCCACCGTCCAGGGACTGGGGTGGGCGGGTACGAAGAACGGCGCCCTCCTGAAACGCGCCGGCGGCGAGTGCGACGTCTTCGTCACCATGGACGGCAACATCGAGCACCAACAAGACTTGGTCAACCTCCCGTTCGGCGTGGTGGTCATCGGCGCCGCGTCGAACCGCATGGCCGACCTGCAGCCTGTCATCCCTGACCTGCTTCAGGCTATAGGTGGCGTCGGGCTGGGTGAAGTGCGCCGCGTCGGCATACCTCCGAAGGGGCGGGAGCGATTCAGAACGGCGCGATGA
- a CDS encoding DUF433 domain-containing protein translates to MPRSSRVVHSDPDILGGTPVFVGTRVPVQSLFDYLEAGETLDEFLRQFPSVPRKQAIEALEFARETLLTSARPA, encoded by the coding sequence ATGCCCCGCAGTTCACGAGTGGTGCACTCCGATCCCGACATCCTGGGCGGCACGCCCGTGTTCGTCGGCACCCGCGTCCCGGTGCAGTCCCTGTTCGATTACCTGGAGGCAGGGGAGACGCTGGACGAGTTCCTCCGGCAGTTTCCATCAGTCCCACGGAAGCAGGCCATCGAAGCCCTCGAGTTCGCGCGAGAGACGTTGCTGACCAGTGCGCGTCCTGCTTGA
- a CDS encoding c-type cytochrome, whose amino-acid sequence MKRLVFLALKVVAVVVLVLAVVAGAGWTYVMAAYPRLAPPRALKVAGTPEQVARGAYLSHHVVGCTDCHGERDWTRYSAPQMPGREGHGGMTFRLPVATLHAPNITPAAIGTWTDGEVLRAMTDGVSRDGRPLFPMMPYENFRVLGQDDAEALIAYVRTLAPAVTNIPASTVTFPMNLIMRTLPTPVTLPAHAPPRTDRVAYGRYLATIASCATCHTRMDRGRPIEGMDYAGGFEFKTRLGHAQFSANITPDVETGIGAWTEQAFIGRFKAVADAPEAELVLNGRPNTEMPWRDYGGMTTDDLGAIYAYLRTVPAVRNRVPR is encoded by the coding sequence ATGAAGCGCCTCGTGTTCCTGGCTCTCAAGGTCGTTGCGGTGGTGGTACTGGTGCTCGCGGTCGTGGCCGGGGCTGGCTGGACGTACGTCATGGCCGCGTATCCGCGCCTCGCCCCTCCCCGTGCGTTGAAGGTGGCCGGCACGCCGGAGCAGGTGGCCCGCGGCGCGTACCTGAGTCATCACGTCGTCGGCTGCACCGACTGCCATGGCGAGCGCGACTGGACGCGATACTCCGCCCCACAGATGCCCGGTCGCGAGGGCCACGGCGGGATGACGTTCCGGCTGCCGGTGGCGACTTTGCACGCGCCCAACATCACGCCTGCCGCCATCGGCACGTGGACCGACGGCGAAGTGCTGCGGGCGATGACCGACGGCGTGTCGCGCGACGGCCGTCCGCTGTTTCCGATGATGCCGTACGAGAACTTCCGTGTGCTCGGGCAAGACGATGCCGAGGCGCTCATTGCCTATGTGCGCACGCTGGCGCCGGCGGTCACGAACATCCCGGCCTCGACGGTCACATTCCCGATGAACCTGATCATGCGAACGCTGCCCACACCAGTCACGTTGCCCGCACACGCGCCGCCCCGCACCGATCGAGTGGCCTACGGGCGCTACCTGGCCACCATCGCCAGCTGCGCCACCTGCCACACCAGGATGGACCGCGGCCGCCCAATCGAGGGCATGGACTATGCGGGCGGCTTCGAGTTCAAGACCCGGCTCGGCCACGCGCAGTTCTCGGCCAACATCACGCCAGACGTCGAGACGGGCATCGGCGCCTGGACCGAGCAGGCATTCATCGGCAGATTCAAGGCCGTGGCTGACGCACCGGAGGCCGAGTTGGTGCTGAACGGACGGCCCAACACCGAGATGCCGTGGCGTGACTACGGCGGCATGACGACCGACGATCTCGGCGCGATCTACGCCTACCTGCGGACCGTGCCGGCGGTGAGAAACCGCGTGCCACGCTGA
- a CDS encoding carbon-nitrogen hydrolase family protein, with translation MPQTRVSVRLVLAQLRVDPGERAATLTRALQRIDDAARRGADVVLLPEALPLGWMAADTHARADAIPDGTTCVAFREAAARHHVFVCTGIVERAGDVVFNAAVLIDPDGQVLLHHRKVNELEIAHDLYARGDRLGVVDTRLGRIGLMICADAFAPGEVVSRTLALMGADMILSPCAWAVPPDHDHARAPYGDLWRRCYGIVAREHSVWIAGASNVGPITFGAWDGHACIGCSLVVGPDGEPRLEGPYGADADALLMVDMEMGQR, from the coding sequence ATGCCGCAGACACGCGTGTCCGTCCGGCTGGTGCTCGCCCAACTGCGCGTCGATCCGGGCGAGCGTGCTGCCACGCTCACACGCGCCCTTCAGCGGATCGACGACGCGGCACGACGCGGCGCGGACGTCGTGCTGTTACCCGAAGCGCTGCCGCTCGGCTGGATGGCGGCCGACACGCACGCGCGTGCCGATGCCATTCCTGACGGGACGACGTGCGTCGCGTTTCGAGAAGCAGCGGCTCGTCACCACGTCTTCGTATGTACGGGGATCGTCGAACGGGCGGGCGACGTGGTCTTCAATGCCGCCGTGCTCATCGATCCCGACGGACAGGTGCTGCTGCACCATCGCAAGGTGAACGAGTTGGAGATCGCGCACGACCTGTACGCGCGCGGGGATCGCCTGGGCGTCGTCGACACCCGTTTGGGGCGCATCGGCCTGATGATCTGCGCCGACGCGTTCGCACCAGGAGAGGTCGTCAGCCGCACGCTCGCGTTGATGGGCGCCGACATGATTCTCTCACCATGTGCGTGGGCGGTGCCGCCCGATCACGATCACGCGCGTGCACCGTATGGAGACCTCTGGCGACGTTGCTACGGCATCGTCGCGCGCGAACACAGCGTGTGGATCGCGGGCGCCAGCAATGTCGGCCCGATCACGTTCGGCGCCTGGGATGGTCACGCCTGTATCGGCTGCTCCCTCGTCGTCGGGCCGGACGGCGAGCCCAGGCTCGAGGGGCCATACGGCGCTGACGCCGACGCGCTGTTGATGGTGGACATGGAGATGGGCCAACGCTGA
- a CDS encoding SDR family oxidoreductase — protein sequence MMAPARIALVTGAGSGIGRAVAVGLMRAGYAVALVGRRASALEETVAEAGPTPGAALVLPADVTQPDAVRDVFARTRVAYGRLDVLFNNAGVTAPAVPLEDVSFDQWQQVVGVNLTGVFLCTQEAFRIMKAQVPRGGRIINNGSIAAHVPRPHAAPYAATKHAVTGLTRATALDGRAFNIACGQIDIGNAATDMARGYAHGVLQPNGTTAVEPLLDLSHVVDAVMFMAGLPVEANVPFITVMATGMPYLGRG from the coding sequence GTGATGGCACCAGCGCGCATTGCACTCGTGACCGGCGCCGGCAGCGGGATCGGCCGGGCCGTGGCGGTTGGCCTGATGCGGGCCGGCTATGCGGTGGCATTGGTCGGGCGTCGCGCCTCGGCACTCGAGGAGACGGTCGCAGAGGCGGGCCCGACACCGGGTGCCGCACTGGTCCTGCCGGCGGACGTGACCCAGCCCGACGCCGTGCGTGACGTCTTTGCTCGCACCCGCGTCGCGTACGGCCGCCTCGACGTGCTGTTCAACAACGCCGGCGTGACGGCCCCTGCCGTTCCCCTCGAGGACGTGAGCTTCGATCAGTGGCAGCAGGTGGTCGGCGTCAACCTCACCGGCGTTTTCCTGTGTACGCAGGAGGCCTTCCGAATCATGAAGGCCCAGGTGCCGCGCGGCGGACGGATCATCAACAACGGATCGATCGCCGCGCACGTCCCCCGACCGCATGCCGCCCCATATGCCGCGACCAAGCACGCGGTCACGGGACTCACGCGCGCGACGGCCCTCGACGGGCGCGCGTTCAACATCGCCTGCGGGCAGATTGACATCGGCAATGCCGCCACCGACATGGCGCGCGGCTATGCCCACGGCGTCCTCCAGCCCAACGGAACGACGGCCGTCGAGCCCCTCCTCGATCTCTCGCACGTCGTTGATGCGGTGATGTTCATGGCCGGGCTGCCAGTCGAAGCCAACGTGCCATTCATTACCGTGATGGCAACGGGCATGCCATACCTCGGGCGAGGATGA
- a CDS encoding HigA family addiction module antitoxin, with the protein MLGPLVHPGEMLLQEFLSPLGLQQSVVADELDISRNRLNELVLGKRSATSDTAIRLERRFKMPARFWLHLQARLRSADGAE; encoded by the coding sequence GTGCTCGGCCCGCTCGTTCATCCCGGCGAGATGCTGCTGCAGGAATTCCTGAGTCCGCTCGGCCTCCAGCAGAGCGTCGTGGCCGATGAACTGGACATCAGCCGCAACCGCCTCAATGAGCTGGTGCTGGGCAAACGTTCGGCGACGTCCGACACCGCGATTCGGCTCGAGCGGCGATTCAAAATGCCGGCGCGGTTCTGGTTGCACCTGCAGGCCCGACTACGATCTGCAGACGGCGCAGAATGA